The following are encoded in a window of Malassezia japonica chromosome 7, complete sequence genomic DNA:
- a CDS encoding uncharacterized protein (COG:O; EggNog:ENOG503NXFB): protein MSEEATPAQAANINRDGEKIVDMEYYELLGVRGDATELDLKKAYRKAAVRNHPDKGGDEETFKMIGEAYRVLSDSNARADYDRYGKKKPTDEVGLKEATEMFGNLFGGERFVDLIGEISLIKDFSKASEIMMSDEEREEIERQMKEHNKPTEAIDGENASEEPASTAAVAAKEKEKQKAKITPEQREKLEAFEKEKAEKEKKRVEDLTEKLKERIRPFVNAKNPGDADDSETQLFTRRMKEEAEDLKLESFGVELLHTIGTVYLTKSNTWLKTKRGNFLGMPGFWNRMKERGGTIKEMWGVMGSAMNVQMSMEELARHQDKGDIGEEEMKQLEQDMNGKMLLATWRGTRWEVNGILRQVLDNVLNEKGVSDKVLIQRAKAIAYIGAIYKQVVPDESDDERRELERLVAQAGEKKKKRKEKESRFGFGSKSTTRKAST, encoded by the exons ATGAGCGAGGAAGCAACGCCCGCCCAGGCGGCCAACATTAACCGTGATGGCGAGAAGATTGTG GATATGGAGTACTACGAGCTGCTTGGTGTGCGTGGCGACGCCACCGAGCTGGACCTGAAGAAGGCGTACCGCAAGGCGGCGGTCCGCAACCACCCCGACAAGGgtggcgacgaggagacGTTCAAGATGATTGGCGAGGCCTACCGTGTGCTGAGTGACTCGaacgcgcgcgcggacTATGACCGCTACGGCAAGAA GAAGCCGACCGACGAGGTGGGCCTCAAGGAGGCGACGGAAATGTTTGGCAACCTCTTTGGTGGCGAGCGCTTTGTCGACCTGATTGGCGAAATTAGCCTGATCAAGGACTTTTCCAAGGCGTCCGAGATTATGATgtccgacgaggagcgcgaggagatTGAGCGCCAGATGAAGGAGCACAACAAGCCTACCGAGGCCATTGACGGCGAGAATGCGTCCGAGGAGCCCGCGTCGACTgccgcggtcgccgccaaggagaaggagaagCAAAAGGCCAAGATTACccccgagcagcgcgagaaGCTCGAGGCCTTTGAGAAAGAAAAGgccgagaaggagaagaagcgcgtcgaggacctcACCGAGAAGCTCAAGGAGCGCATCCGTCCGTTTGTGAATGCCAAGAACcccggcgacgcggacgactCCGAGACGCAGCTCTTTACGCGCCGGATGAaggaggaggccgaggacctGAAGCTCGAGTCGTTCGgtgtcgagctcctgcacaCCATCGGCACGGTCTATCTGACCAAGAGCAACACGTGGCTCAAGACGAAGCGCGGCAACTTCCTCGGCATGCCTGGCTTTTGGAACCGGATgaaggagcgcggcggcacgaTCAAGGAAATGTGGGGTGTGATGGGCAGCGCGATGAATGTGCAGATGAGCATGGAAGAGCTTGCGCGTCATCAGGACAAGGGCGAtatcggcgaggaggagatgaagcagctcgagcaggacaTGAACGGCAAGATGCTCCTTGCGACatggcgcggcacgcgctgggAGGTCAATGGCATCCTGCGCCAGGTCCTCGACAATGTTTTGAACGAGAAGGGTGTCAGCGACAAGGTGCTCATccagcgcgccaaggccaTTGCCTACATTGGCGCTATCTATAAGCAGGTCGTGCCGGacgagtcggacgacgagcgccgcgagctcgagcgcctcgtcgcgcaggccggcgagaagaagaagaagcgcaaggagaAGGAGTCGCGCTTCGGCTTTGGATCGAAGTCGACCACGCGCAAGGCGAGCACATAG